GAGATTGGATATCCGAACCTGAACGGGAAATATCCGAATCCGAATGGATATCCGAAGATAACCGAACATATGTATAATTAACTATATATTTCTAATTTACATCTCTCTTTTTATATAAAATATTTATATTGATATTACACATACTTTAAGTTAATATGATATACATAGAATTACGGAGAAAACGATTTGCTACTCATTTAAAATGCATGTCAACTTTATATTTCAAAAGTTAACAAAAAGTTTCATCCAAAATTTAAAAACAATAACCAAATTAATGTCTTTTTTAGTTTCAAAATGTTATGTCGAAATCTATTAACCATTCAATCTATTAAAAATAAAAAATTAGTTAAATGAAAGTTATATTTTTAAATACAAGAAATTTGAGATATGAAAGTTTTAAATTATTTTTCAAAATTTAAATATCTGAACCCGATCAGAAATAACCGAACCCGAACTAAAAATACCCGAACCCGACCCGAAGTACAGAAATACCCAAACGAGTTCTATACCTTTATACTGAAATATCCGATCCGAACTCGAACGGGTACCCGAACGCCCACCCCTAGTTGACGTATAGGAATTTTCCCTAGCGCTGCTAAAAACGGAAATGCATATATTTCCTTATAAGAACTCTAGCTGAATTGTTACGTACTTTTACATGTATAATGCAACTTATAGTATATAATTTTAAAACCTTATTAATCTTATTGAAATTATAATTTTTTAAGAAAATTGCTAAAAAAAAAGAGAGAATTAAAACCCACATTTTCAAATGAATATGATAATTTTGAATATGAAAAAGGTTAAAACTTACAGTGAAATTTTCGCCTAATGATAATAAATTCAAAAGGTTAACTACTTTTCTTGAGTAGTATATATAGGTAATATTTAATTGTATTATGCTAAATCATGTTCTCATTGCAATCTTTATCAAAATTGGAATCTTGTTCTTACCATTTTGTGATTGCTTCCACCGCATTCAAAGACGACTCTACCTGCTTCAATGTCTCATTGATGATTAAAGCCGACTCGTTCTCTCTCTGTCCTCCATTCGAATTCAAACGAATATTGCTCTTCTTAATTCTCCTAACCAAGCCATATAACCACTTGCGTAAATTCAACACTCCCAAAATAAATAAAGTCACAAATATTCATTTTGTCTTAAATCAAAATGATTAATGGAATTATCGTTATCTTTATATTGTTTTTTTGTTACGTAATAATGTAAACTCATGGAACTGTAATTTAGATGAAAGACAGATTAAATAATCTATGGAAGAAAAAAAACTAAGATTAATATACACGAGACGGGAAATTCAAAACATTGTACATGAACGTATGAAAAGCAAAAACAAAAATAAAGAAATTATCAAATATGGTGCAAAGGAAACATTAAACTTTATTGATGAGACTCAGACTTATCTATCTCAAACAGATTATCTATTAAATATTAACAATATAAGCATATAAAGATAACATTCAAATAGATTAATTGACCCTCCTAATTGTGAACTAGCTCCGCAGTTAGATGATCATTTAATACAAGATCTGCAAAATAATGTACATTCTAACGTAATTCAATAGCTTTATTCAATTAATTCATTTCTCTGATCTTCTCTCGAGGTTTCAAAACATTTATTCGATAGCGTAAGGAACACATAAACTAGAAAGTGGATTATATTTGAAGGTGCAACCATAAAGTCGGTATTATATATTACGTTGAGTTATGCTATTGGACTTCTACAAAATCTTAATTACATGTAACAGAATCTTTGTTTGTCTTCAAAAGAATGAGGGGATATATCACGACAAATTAGAAGAAACATAAAACGAAGTTTCCTTCAGTTGGAGAAAATGTTTATTGTAATTTTAATAATGAGATTTACTCTGACATAAGATCTCGATAATATACTTAATTACTAAACCGTTAATTACTATCATGGATAAAAGAGTCAATGTTCAGGCTTGATTCACACTGTCAAATTAAAACCAAACATTTACCAACTTTTTGTTTATCTCGTTGACTATATAAACAGCATGTTCGTTTACGTGTCGCGCGACCTGCAACATGCGACCTGGTCGCAAGTTATTGTTCGTTTTACTGTCGCGTAACATGCGACCTGCGGTTGGTCGCGTAACATGCGACCTGCGGTTGGTCGCGTAACATGCGACCTGCGGTTGGTCGCGTAACATGCGACCTGCGGTTGGTCGCGTAACATGCGACCTGCGGTTGGTCGCGTAACATGCGACCTGCGGTTGGTCGCGTAACATGCGACCTGCGGTTGGTCGCGTAACATGCGACCTGCGGTTGGTCGCGTAACATGCGACCTGCGGTTGGTCGCGTAACATGCGACCTGCGGTTGGTCGCGTAACATGCGACCTGCGGTTGGTCGCATGTCGCAAGTCGCAGATTGTTGTTCGTTTTGATGTCGCGCGACTGATCGCACGACCAGTCGCGGGTTCCCATTCAAGTCACCCTAAAAAACAGCGACTAAAAATTAAGAAAATTTTGATCGCGCGATTGGTCGCAGTTCGCAGATCGCAGATCGCAGGTCGCGCGACATGGAAACGAACATAGTTTTAGTCGTAGGTCGCAGGTTTAGTTGCAGGTCGCAAGTCGCAGGTTGCGCGACACGTAAACAAACGTAATCTTAGTCGCAGGTCGGGTGACACGTAAACGAACATGACCACAGTCGTATAAACTATAAGCTTTCCATATAAGTAGCAGCACATCGTATTTAAAATTCATTCCTATATTTACGTGACATTGTCAACGATATTGGCTTAACGTATAAATATGAGTCTCAAAGATTATCAAACTCTCTTTATTAATTTAGGAAAATCACTCAAAACCTAAACTCTCACAAAGTAATCTCTAAGCTCACAAGTTCATGGCACACCTCACCATCTTCTTATATAGAGATATAAATCCTAAACTCATTAGGAAAATACTTTGTTATTATCTTAATTTAACTAAGATAAGGATAACGTGATTCCTAAGCTATCTTCAAGTTTATCTCCAACATTCACCCTCTTAAACTTGAACTCATCACTCAGTATATCTTTGACTCCAACTAGCTCTCTCATCTCTTTGAATTTTATTCTTCCAAGCGCTTTGGTTAAGACATCTGCTTTCTGAATGCTTCCAGCAACGTGCTCCACTATGACTTGATCATTTTCAATGCACTCTTTGATGAAATGGTACCTCTTATGGATGTGCTTACTGCGGCCATGGAAGACTGGGTTTTTAGTTAATGCAATCGCTGATTTATTGTCTATGCGCACCACCACCCTTTCACACGGTTTCTCCACTACTTCAGCAAGCAACTCTTGTAACCAAATGGCTTGCTTGGCTGCCTCTGTAGCTGCCATGAATTCAGCCTCGCACGAAGACAATGCAACGGTTTCTTGTTTTTGAGAACACCATGTGATGAGGCAATCGTTTAGATAAAACATGTGACCCGTGGTGCTTCTTCCATCGTCAATATCAACATTGTGACTACTGTCACTGTACCCTATTAATGTCGAGTCTTCTGATCGCTTAAAGTCCAAACCGTATGAGAAAGATCCCTTAACATACCGTAGTATTTGTTTCAGGGCCGCATGGTGTGATTCCTTTGGTTCATGCATATAGCGGCTTAGTACTCCAACCGAGTATGCCAGATCTGGTCGAGTATGTAGCAAGTAGCGTAAGCATCCTATGATTCTCCGAAAATCCTTTTCATCTACACCTCGTTCTTCTTGAGCTTTAGACAACTTCAAGCCAGCATCCATTGGAATCTGCGTTGCATTGCAATCGGCCATGCTTGTCTCTTCCAAAATCTTCTTTGCATAACTCTCCTGCTTTACAGAAATTCCACCATCATATTGCAAAACTTCAATGCCAAGATAGTATGTTAACAGACCAAGATCAGTCATCTCGAATTTGGTTGCCATATTCTTCTTAAAATCTTCGATCAACTCTACTTTCGAGCCGGTGATGAGTAGATCATCCACATACACTACCACAAGAAGTAAATCTCCGTCTTTCCTCATTCTATACAAGGAAGGCTCTTTTGTGCATTTGACGAACTTCAGGTCTCCAAGTGTTTGGTTTAGCTTCTCATTCCACGCTCTCGGTGCTTGTTTCAAACCGTAAAGTGCTTTCTTGAGCTTATACACCTTCCCTTCGCTGCCTTTTACCTCATATCCCTCCGGTTGACTCACATACACATTCTCCTTCAGTTCTCCATATAAGAATGCAGTCTTCACATCAAGGTGGTGAACTGGCCAACCGTGTGAGGCAGCCAAGGCGATAATAAATCTTACAGTCTCTATTCGTGCCACAGGTGCGAACACCTCTTCATAATCTATTCCATGGCGCTGAATGTAACCTTTTGCTACTAACCTCGACTTGTGCTTGTTGATGGTGCCATCTGAATTTCGTTTGATTTTGAATATCCATTTTAGACCAATTGCTTTGGCTCCTGGAGGAAGGTCTACTAGTTCCCATGTGTTGTTTCTAACGATTGAAGAGATCTCATCGTCACATGCATCCTTCCATACCTTATCTTCTATTGCCTCTGTGAAGTCATACGGCTCTTGGTTTAATAGTAACAGCATTCTTTCTCCTTCGATCTCAGCTAGGTAGACGTAATCGTCAAGGTAGCTAGGTTTCTTGCTGATGCGAGTTGATCTTCTAACTTCTGGTTGAGTTTGCTCTGTATTCACTTCAAACACTGGCGCCGAGCTCTGTCCTCCTAGTTCATCTTCTTCATCGGGTACTTTAGTGGCTGATCCATCCTCAAGATCTTTCTCATCTTCTTTTATACCATTGTTTCCGTATTCTCCAAAAATAACCTTGAAACTCCCTGGTTCATCAGTGGTTTCTCTTGTCGATCTGCTCCAATTCCAACCTTTGGTTTCGTCAAAAACCACATCCCTGCTTACTACAAGCTTCCGCGTTGAGGGATCAAATAGGCGATATGCCTTGGACCCTGGTTCCGTGCCTAAGTGTACAAGTGCTCTGCTTCTGTCATCTAGTTTCCTTAAGTGTGGTGTCTCAGCTTTAGCATATCCAATGCACCCAAACACTTTCAGATGTCCGATGTTTGGTTTGCATCCTTTGAGAGCTTCATATGGCGTCAACGCTTCAAGTACTTTAGTTTCAACTCTGTTGATTAAGTATGTGGAATGTCTAACTCCTTCTCCCCATAGATAGTTGGGCACATTCATATGCTTAAGAATGCTTCTTGTCATCTCCATAAGGGTTCGGTTTCGACGCTCCACTACACCGTTTTGTTGAGGAGAATAAGGAGCTTTTAGATGTCGGTTAATCCCTGAAGATTCACAGTATGATTTGAACTCGTTTGATGTGAATTCACCTCCTCTGTCAGTTCTTAACGTCTTGATCTTTGTCTTTGTTTCTGCTTCCACCATGTTTTTGAATATTTTGAATTTTTCAAACGCTTCGCTTTTCTCTTTCAACAATATTGACCACATGTATCTAGAGTAGTCATCAATAAGAACGAAGATGTACCTATTGTTCCCAGCTGTGGGAGGAGTAATTGGCCCACATAAGTCTCCATGTATCAGTTCTAACGCAGTCTCAGCTCGATATGTTGAAACAGAAGGGAACGGACGTCTTGATTGTTTGCCAAGCAAGCATGAAGAGCAAGTATTTTTATCGATATTCAGTTTCGGTAAACCTAACACTAATTGATCTTTAATCATCCCTTTTAACGAGCTTGCCCCAATGTGTCCAAGACGCGCATGCCATGTATTTGATTCGGATATAGCAGCCACATGGAGACAATGATCATCAACTATATCCATTAATACTTTGTAGAGCCGGTTGATTGATCTTTTAGCTTTGACAATGAGTTTCCCTTCCCTGTCATGGAGAGTGAGGTCTCCTTCTTTCATTCTTACTTCACAGCCAGATTCAGTTGCTTGTCCGAGGCTGATGATATTGCTCTTGAGATCCGGAATATAGTAGACATCGGCTAGTAGCTTCTTTGATCCGTCTTGGTTTATAAACAGAATCGATCCCTTGCCTTTAATGTCGATCCTGGAGTCATCCCCGAACCGCACTTTCCCTGTTACCGTCTCATCAATTTTCTTGAAATATTTACGTTTCCCGGTCATATGATTGCTTGCCCCGTTGTCTAAGTACCAGACCCTCTCACTGTCAGACTCTGTTTCAAATTCTTTAGGCTTCACATTCTTCTCATTAAGATAAACAACTTCATGCATAAGTAGCCTATCTGCAACGAGTGTAGGAGATAAGACAAAGCTAAAAATTCCATGTTACATTACTGTTTCGCCACATAGATATTTCGTAGATTGATGTAAAGAAAAATTAAAGAAGATATTCCGTAGTTAAATAGTTTTTTTTTTTTTTTGAAAAAAGGGCTGTTAAATAGTTGTAAATTGAAATTCAATGCATGGTTTACTTTTATATCGGTCTTATATAAAATAGTTCTTCGAATCCTAATTAACGCGACACATGCATATACTTCAAAACTACTTATATTATGCTGTTTAACCAAACACAACTCCTAAGTTTCTTTTTATCGCATTTGAATTCATAGTTTACAATTTTTTTTATTTTTTATTTTTGAAAGAATGTTAAATTAGATTCAAATAAAAAAAACTGCTTTACAATGACTGTATCTCTGTTTTTAAATTTTTGATTCTAAAAACAAGAAAACTATTCTCTATGATCTGAAATCGTTAAAGTTTATCTTGTGGCAAACCACCCTTCCATAGCTTTTGCATATCTCGTACTTCCATTTATCCGGCTTGAGGATATTTGATTCCGAATTTGCTTGTATATGGCCATTTGAAGTCGAGCTGAAGGGACACTCAGCTCTCCATGTCGCCTACCATTGCGTTCTCTCCACGAGTAGTGTATAGTTGTCTGAAAAACTGAGCGAATGAGAAAAAGGACAGTCTTGTTCCTTGAATCTTAGAATCTTGTTCCATTCGTTTGAGTAGTGTATATCCATAAGCTTCAGCGACAAGCCCTTCCATACTGCTGATGAGTAACTACACTCAAAGAAAATATGATTTCTAGTTTCTATTGGAGCTCTGCAGAGAATGCATGACGTGTCAGCTTGTGTGGACCACTTGCCCATTCGGTCCCCAGTTGCTAGTCTGTTCAGAACCGCCAACCAAGCCATAAGTGAATACTTAGGATAGTTTACAAAATTCTTTAGTCTTAACATTCAATAAATTATGTACTTTTTGGTATAATGATAATAATTGTACTCTATTATATTAATTAAATAAATGTCTACAAAAGATTTATTTTCTGAACCAAATCTTCTAAAAGCATTGAAAAATCTTTCATATGTAGTTTATATCAAATTCAAATTATAAATTCGGATAGCTCAATACGTTTTTTTTTTTTTTGGCTAAAAAGGATAGTTCAATACGTTAAAAGGCACAGTCCTATTTATTTATCTAAAGACATATTTCTTATCTGCTGCAAGCTTAGGCTTGAGTGTGTAAGTCCGTATGTGAAAGAGAACTTAATACATGAACTGGGTCTCGTCAAGAAACAAAATGTATGTGCCAAATATTTTGTGTGACAGTGTGGCTCGCACTGTGGTCGATAAAGTAAAATGAGATTTGGGATAAAATTTTAAGAAGCTCTTATCTCACTTTCTTGCCAAGGAAGTATATAATTTGGTAGATGGGAAAATCTTGGAAAAGTCAGTTAACTTGTAAAAGTATTTGAACGACCAATGGCCAATCTATACATAAAAATATAATACAAACAAATTTAAGACAATAAAATACACACAATAGCATAAAAATACCTATTTCCAAAAATTTCTACAGAGTTCTTATATATTCCCTCCGTTTCTAAAAGATCCATGTTTTAGAATTTTCACACTTTTTAATAAAACATATTAAAGCTTAGCTATAAATGCATAGTTTTTTTTGTAAGTTTATATTTCATATATATTTAAACCAATAAGATTTTAAAAAATGCAATTAATGTTCTTGAACTTCACAATTTCTCATTATTAGTTGACAAAAATTATACTGAAAATATAAAATATGTATATTTTTGAAACAAAAGTTTTCTGTACAATATGGATCTTTTAAGAACGGAGCGAAACAACCGTGATCGTGCCTCTTGGAAACGTATATATATATATATATTTTTTTTTTTTTTTTTTTTTTTGGAAATTTGGTCATTTAAAGCACACAAACATTCATTGTCATATTATAAGTTGTCGTTACATAACGAACCCATATCTTAATTTGACAATTATTTTTGGCCAATAAGTAGTTAAGGTTGTTTTTTTTGTCAACAGTAGTTAAGGTATTTTAACCGAACAAAAATCACACATTCTAAAAAGAGTTAAGGTATTTTGATCCAAAGATTATATAAGAGCTAAAGTCAGGTTTGATGTCTCCAAGCCTCTTAGACGGTTTAAAACTGTTAATGTTCCTGGTGGGGAGGTTGTGAAAATCTTGTATGATTATGAGAGACTTCAAAAGAGATGTTACACTTGCCAAATATTGACGCATGAACTGAGTTCCTGTCATTTCTTCCAAGCTGCCAAGGCTGCTGCTGTGCTCAACGAAAAAGGATCAGTCTGTCTTCAGAAGCCTTTGATGGAGAAAATTATTAAAGAGGATGATCCTCTTTTTGGAGTGGTTCTGGAATCTCCAGTTGGTATTAATCCTCAGAATGGGAAGCCAAAAATTGCGGAGGAAGTGTTAGAAGGAATGAGACAGTATTTAGTGGATGCTGAAGGAGCTGAGAAAATGGCAAGAAAAGAAAGAATCAAGTGGTCCTTAAAAGAAGTAGAGCAGGATCCGATCGCTCAGAAAACCTTTCTCAGGCTTGAACCGGCTCCTGTCTTCACCTCTGACCTTATCAAGGGCAAAGGCATTGTTTTTTATTTCCAGAGGCAAAAAGAACTCCCAAAAGATGTGATTTCTCATGGAGGAAGCACCCTTATGGCATCTGCCATTAGAGCTGGTAATGCGATGTCTTTGGAACCTAGAAACATGGGTATGATGTCTGATACTGCTGCCTTTTCTGATTCTGCTACTGGTAGTTGGAATCCTAGAGGTCCTACGGGTTATAACATTGGTATCTCTGATGTTTGTTCTTCCGGGACCAAAGGGGGGAAAACTTACCAGAGGAGGAGGCCGGGTTCTTTTGTCAGAAAGGCTAGGGGAAAATCTTTTAAGGCTGAAGCTTCTAGAGAAGGGAAGATGAAAGATAAAGCTCCAGCCGTTGCAGAGAAAAGGAAAAGTTCGAATGATGTGGAGACATCTCAATACTCACCAAGGTCTAAGAAACCAGCGGTGGTCCCAAATGAGGGACCACCCAATTTCTGAAATGGCTATGATTAGTTGGAATTGCCGAGGCGTGGGCCGTGCACATGACTTGGTGATTCCAAAACTCCAGGAGATGCGGAAAGAACATGCTCCCGATGTTTTGTTTTTGATGGAAACTAAAAATGGAAGAGATGCTTTGGTGGACCTTCAAGAGTGGTTGGGATTTGACAGAATCATCACGGTCAATCCCATTGGGTATAGCGGAGGTTTAGCCCTTTTTTGGAAGAACTGAGTTAGGCTGGATTTCAAGTTTGTAGATAAGAATCTGGTTGACTTTCATGTACAGTCGAGTAACGGATCTTATTTTGTATCATG
This sequence is a window from Brassica oleracea var. oleracea cultivar TO1000 chromosome C1, BOL, whole genome shotgun sequence. Protein-coding genes within it:
- the LOC106330045 gene encoding uncharacterized protein LOC106330045, which produces MDLLRTERNNRDRASWKHYIRAKVRFDVSKPLRRFKTVNVPGGEVVKILYDYERLQKRCYTCQILTHELSSCHFFQAAKAAAVLNEKGSVCLQKPLMEKIIKEDDPLFGVVLESPVGINPQNGKPKIAEEVLEGMRQYLVDAEGAEKMARKERIKWSLKEVEQDPIAQKTFLRLEPAPVFTSDLIKGKGIVFYFQRQKELPKDVISHGGSTLMASAIRAGNAMSLEPRNMGMMSDTAAFSDSATGSWNPRGPTGYNIGISDVCSSGTKGGKTYQRRRPGSFVRKARGKSFKAEASREGKMKDKAPAVAEKRKSSNDVETSQYSPRSKKPAVVPNEGPPNF